One genomic segment of Myripristis murdjan chromosome 20, fMyrMur1.1, whole genome shotgun sequence includes these proteins:
- the LOC115379215 gene encoding serine/threonine-protein kinase H1-like, translating into MGCGAGKVLPEASKKGYVSVVQSIVAFSKAQDDDEPRKHKEKTKSSWLATGSGAHHQPPSNTRQQALRDGQQQDKVAKYRAKFDPRVTARYDVKALIGRGSFSRVVRVEHRATRRPFAIKMMEVKAPGGREVCASELAVLRRVSHANVIQLVEVLQTPQRVYMVLELATGGELLDRVVTTGRFTERDATRALRMVLAAVGYLHGLGITHRDLKPENLLYYHPGADSRLLVTDFGLATFGGAGRGCDRSGADEGSDEGAKGDDWSLRTTCGTPEYMAPEMVLRRPYSCAVDMWALGVIAYIVLSGSMPFEDDSRTRLYRAILRGKYSFRGDPWPSVSSPAKDFIQHLLASDPAARLTAEQAIRHPWVATMAAGSSMRNLHRSISQNLRQRASRTSSRCPSSTGGLSRASSSAGRGRLMSLDRNQELDTAAAAAGASRAAGPDSASESHTPTCSTGSARGLQDHQHHPARASHSWEG; encoded by the exons ATGGGCTGCGGGGCCGGCAAGGTGCTGCCTGAAGCGTCCAAGAAAGGCTATGTAAGTGTGGTGCAATCAATCGTGGCCTTCAGTAAAGCgcaggatgatgatgagccAAGGAAGCACAAGGAGAAGACGAAGAGTTCATGGCTTGCCACCGGCAGTGGGGCTCACCACCAGCCGCCTTCAAACACCCGCCAGCAGGCTCTCAGAGACGGACAACAGCAGGACAAAGTTGCCAAGTACAGGGCCAAGTTTGATCCCCGTGTCACGGCAAG ATACGACGTCAAGGCTCTGATCGGCCGTGGGAGCTTCAGCCGGGTGGTGCGCGTGGAGCACAGAGCGACGCGCCGGCCCTTCGCCATCAAAATGATGGAGGTCAAGGCCCCCGGAGGCCGCGAGGTGTGCGCGTCCGAGCTGGCAGTGCTGCGGCGGGTCAGCCACGCCAATGTGATTCAGCTGGTTGAGGTGCTTCAGACTCCACAGCGGGTCTACATGGTGCTGGAGCTGGCCACAGGGGGGGAACTCTTGGACCGGGTCGTCACCACGGGGCGCTTCACGGAGCGGGATGCCACCCGGGCCCTGCGGATGGTGCTGGCTGCAGTCGGGTACCTCCACGGCCTTGgtatcacacacagagacctgAAACCGGAGAATCTCCTGTACTATCACCCCGGGGCCGACTCCAGGCTGCTGGTGACCGACTTTGGACTGGCCACTTTTGGAGGCGCCGGTCGTGGGTGTGACAGATCAGGAGCAGACGAGGGAAGCGATGAAGGTGCGAAAGGAGACGACTGGTCCCTGAGAACCACCTGTGGCACCCCTGAGTACATGGCCCCTGAAATGGTGCTGAGGAGACCCTATTCATGTGCAGTGGACATGTGGGCCCTCGGGGTGATTGCCTACATCGTTCTGAGCGGGTCCATGCCCTTCGAGGACGACAGCCGCACACGACTCTACAGAGCCATTCTGAGAGGGAAGTACAGCTTCCGTGGGGAT CCTTGGCCGTCTGTGTCCAGCCCAGCCAAAGACTTCATCCAGCACCTGTTGGCGTCTGACCCGGCCGCCCGTCTGACTGCCGAGCAAGCCATCCGTCATCCCTGGGTGGCCACCATGGCAGCCGGCTCCTCCATGAGGAACCTGCATCGATCCATCTCCCAGAACCTGAGGCAGCGGGCATCGCGCACCTCGTCCCGCTGCCCAAGCAGCACTGGGGGACtcagcagagccagcagcagcGCGGGCCGGGGAAGGCTAATGTCGCTGGACAGGAACCAGGAGCTCGAtacagcagccgcagcagcaggagcaagcagagcagcaggaccTGACTCGGCCTCAGAGAGCCATACACCAACCTGCAGCACAGGTTCAGCCAGAGGGCTCCAGGATCACCAGCACCACCCAGCCAGAGCATCACATTCATGGGAAGGCTAA